Part of the Methanococcus maripaludis genome is shown below.
GATAATTCTCATGGCGGAAATCCTGAAGAAATTTCTCCCTGCAACCCAGTATTCAATACATTGATGCTCCAAAATATAAATAAATACAATGAAATGGAAGAATACAAAGAACTTGGCTTTGAAGTAAGTTTTGAAGTTTTGCACCATGGCCCAACGGATTTAAAAACCCCGTCTGCATTTGTAGAAATTGGAAGCAGTGAAGAACAGTGGCAGATCGATGATGCTGCAGAAATTATTACAAACTCCTTAATTGATACATTGAACTCAATTCAAAATTCCGAATACGAAGAAAAAGAAAAAATAATTGGAATCGGCGGAGGGCATTATTCTCCAAAATTTACGAAACTTGCGTTAAGGGAAGAATATTACGTTGGATATTTAACTCCAAAACATGCAAAACTCTCTGAAAATATATTGAATCAGTTAATTTCGAAACAGGAATTTGATTTTGTAGGAATCGACTGGAAAGGCTTGTACGGAGAAGATAAAAGAAAATACGTCGAATTTTTCGATGAAAACGATATTTCATGGCAGAGAGTTTAATAGTTATTTATTGAAAAATTAAAGATTAAAAAATATATATTACAACAGGACATAAGTGAGATAGTTTTTAGATTGCAGATGACATTATGAAAGATATCCTCGAAAAATTTAAAACCGGAAATTTAAGTTTGGAAGAAGCCGAAAAAAAATTAAAATTAAATTATTTTGATGAATTAGGCGGCTTTTGTAAACTTGATACCAACAGAAAACTCAGAACCGGGATTCCAGAAGTAATTTATGCTGAAGGAAAACGTTGTGAGGATGTAGCTAAAATTTTAAAAGAACTAGCTTTTAAAAATAACATTGCTCTTGCAACGAGAGTAAATGACACTGAAGAACTTAAAAAATATTTTAAAGACGAAACTGATCTAATTCTAGAAATAAACGAGCTTGGAAGAACTGCTGTTTTAAAAAAACAAGGATTTGAAGTTGAAAAAACTGAAAAAATCGGGATACTTGCAGCAGGAACTTCAGATATTCCCATAGCCGAAGAAGCAGCCGAATCTGCAAAAATAATGGGCTGTGAAGTAATAAAAAATTACGATGTAGGAATTGCAGGAATACACAGGTTATTTACTCCAGTCAAAAACATGATTGAAGAAGATGTATGTTGCATTATCGCTGTTGCAGGTATGGAAGGAGCACTTCCATCAGTAATTTCATCTCTTGTCGATATTCCAGTAATTGGCGTCCCCACCTCTGTTGGTTACGGTTATAAACTGACACCCCTACTTACAATGCTTCATTCATGCAGTCCTGGACTTGTGGTTGTAAATATCGATAATGGGTTTGGAGCCGGCGTTTTCGCAGGACTTATTGCTTCAAATATCTCGAAAAGAATTAAAAGGGGATAAAATGGACATTATTGAAGGAAAATTTGTGAAAATGGGATCGAATTATAAAGAACTTTTTGATGAACTTCCGGATGATTTTTTAGGGCATATTCGACTCTCTTTGAAAAGTAACGGACAATTTAAAGAAAGCCATCTTTTTTTAAAGGATAAGAAAATTATTGCTGGATATTCTGAATACGAAGGGGAATTTTTCGGGAATGATGCTATTTTAAACGCCATGAAAATGGCAGATCTTGGTGCTATTGTTGATATTTTTTCATATACTGATTCCATGTTATCCATGATGCAAAATTCAGATGCAAAATTATTTTCTACAGAAAAACCCGTTAAAAAAAGCGTTGTAGAAAAAAAGAAAGTAATGATTGCAAACGATACAAGAATATCAGTTCCAGAAGGTAGTCCAATAAAATTGGGAGCTTCTGGCGATTTTGAAAAATATTTTGGAAGATATACACTTGTAGAACTCTTCAAAAAGAGTGATGGAAACTATCTAAGGGGGTATATTACATACGATGGACGTTCCCCGATTGCTGCAGTTTATCAGGCGGAAAATAAATTAACTTTTGGAGACATTGCCTTTGAAATTATTAATCGTCTTGTTGAAGAAGATGACAATGCTGCAATTGATGTTTATGAATACAGCAAATCGAAATTGGATTATTTTGTTGAAGAATACCCTGAATCAGTACTTTCAAACAAAATATCAGAACCTGTAAAAACTGAGAAAAAAGCAGAAGTTCCAAATTATGTTCCAAAAGTTGAAGAAATTGAAATTGAAGAAGATCTTGATGAAGGAGAGGCCGTAGAAGTTGAAGAAGAGATTTCAAGAGAAGAATTGATGAAAAAATTAGGTTTAAGGACTCCTGATGATGAAATGATTGAAGATCTTCTTGAAGAGATCTTTGAACCGTCGAAAACAGAAATAAATGCAATAGAAAGCGAACTTTTGGAAAAAATAAACAAGTATCTTGAAGAAAGTACCAATGCCTTACAATTTGACAGCGAACTTTCGATAGAATATAGTGATGAAGGCGAATTTATTGCTAAATGCTTCATAAATACAACATCAGATGGAGAATACGGGGTAAAATCTGCCGTAGATCCAAAAATAATTAAAAAAGACATTACAAACATTTTTGATTCATATGTAATTGACATAATACCAGAAATAACCATAATTAATCAAAAATCCGAGAAACCAGAACCGAACTATTCAGTAAATAAATACGAGATAGATCTTGAAAAAGAACTCAATAAAATAAAAACTAAACATTCAGAGAAGAAGAAAACAGAATCTGAACAATTGAAAGAAAAAATTGAACGCGGAATATATGAATATTTGGAAAATGTAAACGATATATCTGAATTTGAAGTTCATATGTCGCTAAATCAAGATAATGGGAATAAATGTAAGTGTTCAATAGTTGTAGTTCCTAAAAAATTGCTTGGATTTATAAAAGGAAGCTTAAATACGGATAAAATTAAAAAAGAAATTAGTGAAATTTTAACCATGAACAATGTCGAAATTGAATTTTTAAATATTACTGTTGAAAAATTCACTACCTCTTATAGCAAGTACCGATAAAAATAATTAAATATTTTTGATATTATAGTAATACCCATAATCCAACAGAGGGCTTTTATGAACAACATCTACCTGTTCGCAATATCTACGGGGATGGGTTTTATATGTTCTTTCTTAATTTTAAGATTATCCTTACGAAAAAAGAAGAAAGAAAAAACTAAAAAATGCGAAGAATTAAAAGATGAAGTAATAAAAGGACTTCAAAAATTAAAATAAACGATAAAATATCCAAAGGGGTCTAAGAATGGAAAATTTGAGTTTGTTTACAGTTTCACTTGGTGCGGGACTTTTTGGTTCATACTACACACTAATTAAAATGAAAAAAGACGAAAAAAATACCAAAAAAGAAGAACAGGACTTGCTTGAACTTGAAGTAATTGAGGGACTTCAAAAATTGAAAACCCATGCAGTTTCAAAAAATCCTGAAAAAGCATCCGACACCTATGATCTTTTAGAACTTGCCCTTTCACACGATCTTTTGGACGTTACTGTGGTTAACGAGGAAGGTTTAACGATTATTTCCACATTAAAAGACCCGGAAGAAGTTGCTGGTCAGTACAGTGGTGTTTTCCAAACATTGAATAAAATTATGGGAAATGTTGAAAAAACAAGCATAAAATCTGGCGATGAATACATATATATATCAACAATTGAAAAGAACGAAATGCCATTTTATATTATTGCAAATTCTTATATCGAAATGGATCCAATTGATGAAAAAGAACTTCAAAATGAAGTTATTGGAATTCTTGGGCAGTATATTTAAAAAATTAAGGCAAATGATGATGTTATCCCCGGCTGAACTTGTGATGAGCCATTTTATGATCTGCTGATGCCTTTCTTTTTATTTTAATACTATTTCGATAAACTTTTTTTAATTTTATTCATCATTTTCAAAAATGAACAGTTCGTCTATTGTTGCATTCAGCGCTTTTGATATTAAATGGGCAAGTTTTAAGGAAGGATTATATTTTCCTTTTTCGAGAAAACTTATCGTTTCTCTCCTAACCCCAACAAGTTTTCCAAGTTCTTCCTGAGTCATGTCGTACTTTGCCCGATATTCCTTTATTCTTGTTTTCATTCGACATCGCCCTGTCGTTTAAAATATTGCTGAAATAAAAGTGCGCTAATCAGCATTACAAAATAAATTATCCCAATTACTTGCGCAACAGTTATTTCAAACCAGTTAAAGTAATCTACCCAAAATATCAGATTCATTACTAAAAATGTCAAAACCCATGAGTATGCAAGTCCCGCGTTTGCAATCTTTCGGATTCTTTCGTCTTTTGAAGGAACTTCACAGTATTTTATGTGATAATATAAATTATAAATTATTAAAATAACCCCTGCATTTATCAAAATCGCAGTTATTAAATTGCTAACATGAAACACATATTCGATAAATATTCCAAAAAGCATTATTAAAAATCCTAAACTAACTCTATTTTTAAATCTACTGTCCATGTAATCACCTAAAGTTCAGATTTTTCCAAATAATAATTTGAAATCGTTTTTACAATCATTCCGCCAAATAAAGCTGCAATTAAAAACCAGTCGACATGAAAAATTTGGTTTAATGCACTTGTAATAGATTGATACATTATTCCCGCAACTAAAACTAAAACCATTGCCCATGCAGCATTTCTCTCAGATATTGCTTCTATTTTAGATTCTCGCTCATCTTTATCTAAATTAACCATGATATGCCCTATATCAAGCAGTAAAAATAAAACCCACACTACTGTAACGTAAGTTCTTGTTGTTTCATCCCAGTAAGGAAGCGATTGAAATATTATATATGGTAGGATCATTACCGCAATATAAAGCCAGCCCTGCCATGTTTTTGGGTGAAGTCCCCAACCACCATACTTTCTTCTCTCAAACCATTCTGGTTTTCCAAACATACATAATCACCATAAATTACTGTTATTTATTTCAAACATTATGTTAATTATTTCTAACTCAATGTTAGATATTGTTAACATTGAGGTATATAAAATTTACTAAAAAATTTAATTTAAAATTAAAAAATAAAAAATAAAAATCCGAAAACAAATACTACATTCCAAGTTTTTTTGGAAGTTCTTCTTTTGTAATTTCAACATATGAATCTTTGGTCATGCACGTAGGACATGGATTTGGAGCTTTTTTACCCCAGTGAATATCCCCGCAAACTTTGCATTCAAAAAACTTTTTATCCATAATTTATCCCCCAATTATCTCATTGAATATACCCCGTAAGAGTGTATTATTACTGAAATTAAAAATAAAACCCAGTAGTGGCAGTGATATTTAAAAATTATCCTGTAAATTTTTAGATTAATAATAGATTTTGGCAGTGAATTTCTGCATCTGCAAGATAACAGTATTAGAATAATAAATAAAAAATTAGTAAATCCCGTATAATAAACCAGTTTAAATGCAGTTTCTGGCATCATTCTACCACTTCGACAGTTCCTTTCATGTATGGATGTGGTATGCAATAATAATCATAAGTTCCTGCTTCATTGAATGTATAATTCCAAGAAATTCCTTTTGAAAGAAGTCCTGAATCAAATACTCCTTCATTTGATGTTAC
Proteins encoded:
- a CDS encoding D-aminoacyl-tRNA deacylase, which encodes MDYLFISSKTDPASQNIKKHVQNYGYNVFELEKKSTQSNFSDFPDSEMYIFLSKHASESKKPTLTVHTPGNLTEDNSHGGNPEEISPCNPVFNTLMLQNINKYNEMEEYKELGFEVSFEVLHHGPTDLKTPSAFVEIGSSEEQWQIDDAAEIITNSLIDTLNSIQNSEYEEKEKIIGIGGGHYSPKFTKLALREEYYVGYLTPKHAKLSENILNQLISKQEFDFVGIDWKGLYGEDKRKYVEFFDENDISWQRV
- the larB gene encoding nickel pincer cofactor biosynthesis protein LarB, with product MKDILEKFKTGNLSLEEAEKKLKLNYFDELGGFCKLDTNRKLRTGIPEVIYAEGKRCEDVAKILKELAFKNNIALATRVNDTEELKKYFKDETDLILEINELGRTAVLKKQGFEVEKTEKIGILAAGTSDIPIAEEAAESAKIMGCEVIKNYDVGIAGIHRLFTPVKNMIEEDVCCIIAVAGMEGALPSVISSLVDIPVIGVPTSVGYGYKLTPLLTMLHSCSPGLVVVNIDNGFGAGVFAGLIASNISKRIKRG
- a CDS encoding DUF2226 domain-containing protein; the encoded protein is MDIIEGKFVKMGSNYKELFDELPDDFLGHIRLSLKSNGQFKESHLFLKDKKIIAGYSEYEGEFFGNDAILNAMKMADLGAIVDIFSYTDSMLSMMQNSDAKLFSTEKPVKKSVVEKKKVMIANDTRISVPEGSPIKLGASGDFEKYFGRYTLVELFKKSDGNYLRGYITYDGRSPIAAVYQAENKLTFGDIAFEIINRLVEEDDNAAIDVYEYSKSKLDYFVEEYPESVLSNKISEPVKTEKKAEVPNYVPKVEEIEIEEDLDEGEAVEVEEEISREELMKKLGLRTPDDEMIEDLLEEIFEPSKTEINAIESELLEKINKYLEESTNALQFDSELSIEYSDEGEFIAKCFINTTSDGEYGVKSAVDPKIIKKDITNIFDSYVIDIIPEITIINQKSEKPEPNYSVNKYEIDLEKELNKIKTKHSEKKKTESEQLKEKIERGIYEYLENVNDISEFEVHMSLNQDNGNKCKCSIVVVPKKLLGFIKGSLNTDKIKKEISEILTMNNVEIEFLNITVEKFTTSYSKYR
- a CDS encoding helix-turn-helix transcriptional regulator, which gives rise to MKTRIKEYRAKYDMTQEELGKLVGVRRETISFLEKGKYNPSLKLAHLISKALNATIDELFIFENDE
- a CDS encoding rubredoxin-like domain-containing protein, with the translated sequence MDKKFFECKVCGDIHWGKKAPNPCPTCMTKDSYVEITKEELPKKLGM